One window of Catharus ustulatus isolate bCatUst1 chromosome 3, bCatUst1.pri.v2, whole genome shotgun sequence genomic DNA carries:
- the LOC116994771 gene encoding TOG array regulator of axonemal microtubules protein 2-like produces MDSEMDEVARVLLQVLRNSPEFLEKAASQTLGKMVDNVTPARAMTALLDMGVRSQHVKVRKCAAELLLSLLERIGVTELAGTARAERLANAAGTLAQDRHKDTR; encoded by the exons ATGGACTCTGAGATGGATGAGGTGGCTCGGGTCCTTCTTCAGGTGCTGCGTAACTCCCCAGAGTTTCTTGAGAAAGCAGCCAGTCAGACCCTGGGGAAGATGGTGGACAATGTGACTCCTGCACGAGCAATGACTGCTCTCCTGGACATGGGAGTCAG GAGCCAGCACGTGAAGGTGCGGAAGTGTGCGGCCGaactgctcctgtccctgctggagagAATTGGAGTCACGGagctggcaggcacagccagggctgagagGCTGGCGAATGCGGCAGGGACGCTTGCTCAGGACCGTCACAAGGACACAAGGTAA